Proteins found in one Clostridia bacterium genomic segment:
- a CDS encoding zinc metallopeptidase, whose product MLLYYITGIILIPGILLATYAQAKVSSAYSQYSKVYSKSGITAYEMTRGVLSRAGLNHIQIRRVNGRLTDFYDHQNGVIGLSQGVFDSSSIAALGIAAHEVGHALQYADNYAPIKIRNFLVPVVNFTSRLMWPLVIIGIIFGLAVPGTMIGDIVIYAGLVFYGSSILISLVTLPTELNASRRATALLTESGILSVSEAKGAKEVLNAAAWTYIASLVTALLSMLRFLAIIFMSRDRK is encoded by the coding sequence TTCTTTTAGCAACATATGCACAAGCTAAAGTCTCTTCGGCATACTCTCAATATTCTAAGGTTTATTCTAAATCAGGTATAACCGCTTATGAAATGACAAGAGGTGTGCTTTCTCGTGCGGGACTTAATCATATACAAATAAGACGTGTAAACGGCAGGCTTACAGATTTTTACGACCATCAAAACGGCGTGATAGGCTTGTCCCAAGGCGTTTTTGATTCATCAAGCATTGCGGCTTTGGGTATCGCGGCTCACGAAGTTGGACATGCATTACAATACGCAGATAACTATGCTCCAATAAAAATAAGAAACTTCCTTGTTCCTGTAGTTAATTTTACTTCAAGGCTTATGTGGCCGCTTGTGATAATTGGAATCATTTTTGGATTGGCTGTTCCCGGAACAATGATTGGCGACATAGTAATTTATGCTGGCTTGGTCTTTTATGGCTCTTCAATCTTAATTAGTCTTGTTACTTTGCCTACTGAATTAAATGCTTCTAGAAGAGCGACGGCATTGTTGACAGAAAGCGGTATATTAAGTGTAAGTGAAGCCAAAGGTGCAAAAGAAGTTTTGAATGCCGCTGCATGGACATATATAGCTTCACTGGTTACAGCACTGCTATCAATGCTAAGATTTTTAGCTATAATTTTCATGTCTAGGGATAGAAAGTAA